The Vigna angularis cultivar LongXiaoDou No.4 chromosome 6, ASM1680809v1, whole genome shotgun sequence genome contains the following window.
TATTAACTCGTTGAACCTGTGGTAGACCAGATTGACTCGCCAACACAGTTaatattgttttcttgtgtttgttttttattatatttaaagtttaagatgattttatattatattaaaattatattatttttattttgaatcttctttaaaatttaacatcattttagattaaattaaattatattttctttttaaattaaaaaaacgcGTAAAATGAATTAGTAAGTCAATCCTTTTAATTCATCAACCTATGGAAAGACACTTTTGAGTTTGAGTTTTTTCAACTCTCTACTAAGTGAGTCGGATTAAGTTGACTAAAGCATCCTCATATTAATTTGGATGATCTGTTTTAACCgctttaattttcatttattttattagccTACTCTTGGGCTGtttttattactatatttatgtattataattttttttctaggaAAAAAGGTTGAATACTGGATCGCAAACAAGATAAGCATAGAGTCTCATCTTATCTTCCAACCCAAAAGTGACAAATTCTTAGTAACTTTTACTCTCTCTTTTCATCGTCGAATGTTATGTTGTCTTCTTCCGTTAGTATACCAAGGTTTCTCTGTCTGAGTCTTCTGCATTAGAAACTTATCAAACTAATTATTGCTCGTTGTCGTTTCAGAATTTTAGCCTTATTTGAATATCGtggaaataaaagataaaaatggtAGTAAGTGGcactttcctttttttctttttcacatttGTACACGAAATTAGAGGAATACGTACACCATGCTTTGTTTGGaacaaggaaaaataaaaatagccCATTTAGCTCACTGCATTATTATTCTCTGTGGTCCAGTCCATTATGTTTTCATACATGTCTTTCAACTTTCAATGCTCGATACTGTCTTATCCAGCGCTTTtgcttttttaatctttttactttttattttccattttttaacttattctctctttattttaccctgaaaaattaaaagagattTTGTCAATTAGTGTCCCTAAAATACCGATGCAGGAATTAAGAGATTTTTTAATTGGagtttataacattttaaagatgcctttaatttttttccaaagCATCtgatattttatgaatattattttgaaatacgaCAAAGACTAGAAGACATAAAGAGACTAAATCCTAAGAGTGGATGACCTGAAGCACCGACACTATAACTTAACTGAGAAGGACGAATCTTCCACAAAATAGAAGATTATACCGTTTTTATATTGTGTGAATatcgttttttttaaatatcttttatttttaaaataataaaatgtacataaatcataatttcagataaaaaaaatttcaaatcacgtatatttctttcaacaataaataacaattttcaGTCCATcaacaatatttttcaataattaatagAACTACATACAtggtatttaaatttaatacaagcattttttattttgtcatttagtaatgtttaattttattgtgtcacgttatttttaaggtttttttatAACTTCTATTCTAACAAAAAGAGGTTTTAACCATTCacattctttttaaatattttatttgaatgttagatgaaaatatgtatttttaataaaaactaataattttatataatcataAACCCAAGtcttattttatgtatttagtTAACATGCAACTGAGTTAGAGAAGCTGACATTAAGTTATGTTGGTCTTCAGAAGGATACTGCTGTTGAAAAATATTCACCCTTTTCCATATAACTACATAATAAATATCTAGAAAAAAGCTACATAGACTGTGCCTATCAATTATCATCTCTTACATTTCTCCTCGTAATTTagattttgttcacttgaatgaatttgaggaaAGTGATTAAATGgatttgaagatgaattttttgtttatttgagtggatttagaaATAAGTGAGAATGGATTTGAAACtaaagtttgtaagaattagtgtaggatttgattgatgtgacagattaaaaaaatttacttccaaatctattctcacttacctccaaatccactcaaataatcaacaaaaaatttaccttcaaatccattcaatcactctcccccaaatccatttaaataaacaaagtGTTAGGGGGAAAGGGTATCAAGAGAAAAGTTTGAGACAGcatataaaagaagaaaaggtaaGACAAGAAAATTCCCATAGCATTAATAGACTTGTTTAAAAAACCATCATTGGTGTTTGCTTAGCAGCTTAAACTTTTAGGTCTAGTCGTCATTGTTATTTGACATTGTTTCAAGTCTAGTAGACCTAATAGAGTGGAGTTCAGTGTCATCAGAGCCAggttttataatcaaaatttcAGAACAAAGATTGAGTTCAGTTTTAATTCAAGATGGCTGTGAACATGctatagttatattttaaattgaagttgCAACCTCAAGTTATTATTGATCAGTTTAAATCATTGGGAATGATAAACAAGCCTCAACAAACCTGAAGAAGCTGGTGGTGGAGTTGGAGAAACTGGAGATGGAGCGTTTTTTGGCTGTATCAAGCCaggattatttttataactgtGAAATGGAACATGGGATTAGAAAAATTATCAGGTTGTCCCTCAACAATAACCAtagaaaataacttaattatttgtACCAACCTGATGGGGgtaaagaatgaaaatgaaccATTCACTGGGATATTCCCTGTTAGATGGTTGTTCGAGAGATCACTGTATTCCAAAATTACAGTTCATTCAGGTtacatataatatatgaaaCTAGTATAAATGGGAATGTACTTTAGCAGTAACTCAAGGAAAATGTAAATATAGGAGTGACACTCACAGAACTTGCAGAGAATAAACTTTTGTCAAAGACATGGGTATGCTTCCCGTCAAGGTATTATTGTTGAGACGCCTATTTCAGATAGAAAAATGAGCAAAATAAGATACTGATAGAGTAGTGTGATAAGACATAACAggaaacaattttcaaatatttgaatagaataaatattttttggcGCAAAGAGAGAAGAACATTTCTAGTTTGTAAAGTGATTTGGTAAAAAATGAGAAGTGTCTCTAACTCCGGAAACAGACGGCACTGATACATCATAATTTAACTCCTATACAAGTACATGAATGACTTAAATGATAAGGTTGATAATGGTCCATTTCTTGAACATCACCATCCAACAACCCCTCCGTCAATGTGGAAGTAAATGAACAATTATTGCATTAAATTTGTTGCATCTTTGACACAGAATGAATTGATCAGTGTAAACATGTGAAAAACACTTTATACTGCTTTCACCAGATTAAAATGGAAAAGTTGGATTAGCAAACCCCAAAAAAGAAATTGTCACTAAAACTCATGGTTGAACTCTGATAAGCAGGTCAAATTGCATTTGTCCCCTCTTGTTTGGAAGATGAAAGACTTTGGTCCACAAGagttttttagttaattaaattcctttatttttataatcaaataaacTTGATCCCCATCAAATTTCTTCCACCTAAAACCCTtttattcacaaattttaattcaaaatatttttaaattgaattatctCTTGCTCAAAATTCACCAACCAAAACATCAAATGTCATTAAAAACTCTcaaatttttccttcttcaaaccttaatctaaaataatataatatcctTAAACTTTTATCAAGTTTCCTCAGTTTCTTACTGctaaacttaaaaatttatttcccaTCCCAATTTCATTAAAAACCCCATCAGATATTTGGATAACAAAGTAACTTAACTGGCTAAACCAGACTTCAGAGTTCAAAATCACACACAATCAAAGATAGAGGGGCCAAAGGTGCAATTAAGACTACTTTTAACAGCATTGACCTCATGTATCTCACTAGATTGTGTTTGCTCACCTGGTCACACTAATGCatcaagtaataataacaatagcAATAGCGGCAATAGTAAAAATAGGAATGATACTTGTCCCATCTCCGCATGTATATCAAAGGCATTATTAAAACCTAAATGGGTATGTCGTAGGCTGCGAAATTTATCACTTTTgcatgaaaaagtgaaaaagaagaatgaagtgCTAAAGGGAGAAACAAAACggaacttaattaaataattttgcaCAGCAAAGACATGAGAATAAAGATAGTATGCCATACAGGAAACGTAGTTTTGCAAGGTTGCCCAGCGTAGTTGGTATAGAACCAGTTAAATTGTTCAAGTACAGATCCAAGCTCACCAAGTTTGTCAAGTTCCCAAGCTCCTCTGGAATTTTTCCAGATATATTATTACTATAAAGTTCCCTGTCATTGAAAAACAACACTCAGATTTGTGTGGGTAAAATCAtccaacaaatatttaaagGGTGACAGAAAATATTCACAATTGAGAGTGGAAACAGACAAACAGATATTGATGGTTATGTACAATACAACTTTTCTTTGGCTTTAGCAACTCATACAACTATCTGTAAAACCCAACTGATATTAAGTAAGTCATTGGAAAATGCCAGAAGTTTCTGTTTCAACAGTAGAAAACAGGTGGTTAAGGCCTTTACAATTTTTATACAGAATATGAGAAGGCAAACAAAAGCACACTTCATTGTGATTGTGAGTAGTTGTCGCTAAACCATACGAGTGCTTCCCTGATTTATCGGTTTCTTTCTCTTATAACTTGATTTACAGATTAAGCACATGTCCCTctgattcaaattattttctGTCATGTCCATCTGGTCTTCCAAATGAGGGGTTAATTACCACAATTTTAAGAAGGTATACAGTGGCTATATTTTGTGGTTgagaaataaaacaaacaaaagattatCTAATTACCTTTCTCAGATCCTTTAACCCTTTTCCTATTCAATGGTCATTGAAGAACAGCTCAAATCTTTTGCATGAATGAACAAGAGCTCagtctaaaattaaaataactaccAACTGCCTTAAGGGGTATAGGGAATGCGGAAAGTGTGCAGTGAGCATGGTCTAAAAGAGATGCaacttatatactatatattttgagGGTTAGGGGAAAGAGGATGGGTGTGCATGCACATGTAGGGGTGcgaaagagaataaaaaaatagtgagatGCCATGCCACCCAATGTAGAGCTACTGCATATGCGATCCTTCAAAGAAAGCAAGAAGAAAGGAAATACAAGAGAATCAATCAAGAAATAAGTCTAAGCATGAGCTGCAGGAAAGAATCAAGTTGCTCAACAATATCATATCAGATTCATAACTTACAAGTACTGTAAATCAGTGAGCTGACCAAGTTGTGAAACCAGTTGACCAGAAAGCTCTGCATTTCCAAGATCACTGaccaaacacaaataaataattcacCATGTAGTCAAACAGTGGTAAAACAACAgggaaaaatgaaatattaactTACACACGGATCACACTGTTATAACTATTGCACGTAACATGAGACCAAGTGCAGGGATTGACAAGAGTAGCATCCCAGCTTTGAAGAACATTGTTAGGATCAAGCAAGCTGCTCTTCAATGCATTCAGGGCATCGCCTGTGATGGGAAGAAAGAAGCAATATTCAGGTACAATCGTTCCCaagattaaattgaatggaGTAGGAGATCAAATGTGTTGCTATATCAGGGTGCAATGTGAAATTGTAAGATTCAGGAATCACAAACATGAAACCCAACTACAATTAGTAAGCCTTAGAATACTCCCCCTAACAACTTGCCAACAACTGAAAATGGAAAGCAAATGGAAAGAAACATCTTTTTGCAAGAATAAAACCACTTTGACAAGCCACTCTGAGATAATGAAGTCAATAAACTGTCTCACCCAGGCCATTCATCACAAACTATTCCAATACGAATTATGATTAATTCCCTGAGCTTAACAATTCCCACTTCCCAACTAAGAAACGACGCTATGGACATCGTCCAAACCTTTCAACTATATGATTATATTCTGCTTTCTAAGATTACATCTAGAGAAGCACTGAAACTGAAATATACTCCAAGTCTAACATTAACCTCTCTAGTTCAATTTGTCAAGTAAATAACACATGCAGCAGTAATAATCAAGTTGAAGGACAACATATACCAGATCAAAAGGGggcaaaaataataataacacaatAGAGTGAATTTTCCTAATCCTAGTCCTTTATGAAGCAGCTGTTTAATGAGAAGAGACATTTATGAAACAATTAAAACCTCAGAGTTAGGTAAGCACCCACCTTCCTGATTGCCAGAAGCCTTAAGTACCAAATCAAGCACCAAAATTG
Protein-coding sequences here:
- the LOC108323434 gene encoding BRASSINOSTEROID INSENSITIVE 1-associated receptor kinase 1-like isoform X3, which encodes MERVNSSFMTSFFVWAILVLDLVLKASGNQEGDALNALKSSLLDPNNVLQSWDATLVNPCTWSHVTCNSYNSVIRVDLGNAELSGQLVSQLGQLTDLQYLELYSNNISGKIPEELGNLTNLVSLDLYLNNLTGSIPTTLGNLAKLRFLRLNNNTLTGSIPMSLTKVYSLQVLDLSNNHLTGNIPVNGSFSFFTPISYKNNPGLIQPKNAPSPVSPTPPPASSG
- the LOC108323434 gene encoding BRASSINOSTEROID INSENSITIVE 1-associated receptor kinase 1-like isoform X2, with product MERVNSSFMTSFFVWAILVLDLVLKASGNQEGDALNALKSSLLDPNNVLQSWDATLVNPCTWSHVTCNSYNSVIRVDLGNAELSGQLVSQLGQLTDLQYLELYSNNISGKIPEELGNLTNLVSLDLYLNNLTGSIPTTLGNLAKLRFLRLNNNTLTGSIPMSLTKVYSLQVLDLSNNHLTGNIPVNGSFSFFTPISYKNNPGLIQPKNAPSPVSPTPPPASSEAFLCNRTEASLS
- the LOC108323434 gene encoding BRASSINOSTEROID INSENSITIVE 1-associated receptor kinase 1-like isoform X1, with protein sequence MERVNSSFMTSFFVWAILVLDLVLKASGNQEGDALNALKSSLLDPNNVLQSWDATLVNPCTWSHVTCNSYNSVIRVDLGNAELSGQLVSQLGQLTDLQYLELYSNNISGKIPEELGNLTNLVSLDLYLNNLTGSIPTTLGNLAKLRFLRLNNNTLTGSIPMSLTKVYSLQVLDLSNNHLTGNIPVNGSFSFFTPISYKNNPGLIQPKNAPSPVSPTPPPASSEQRPLSHDSRPMDMFGTR